The genomic segment GACGCCGAGCGACTTCAGCGCGCCTTCGATGGCCTTGCCTTGCGGATCGAGGATGCCCGTCTTCAGGGTAACGGTGACACGTGCCTTCACGTCAAAAGTCCTCTTCAGCTCTTCACCAGCACCGGGCCGGTGCCCTGGGGACGCTCGTTCTCCATGAGGATGCCGAGACGCTTTGCAACTTCCGTATAGGCTTCCAGCAGACCACCGAGGTCGCGGCGGAAACGATCCTTGTCGAGCTTCTCGTTCGACTTGATGTCCCACAGACGGCAGCTGTCCGGCGAGATCTCGTCGGCGACGATGATCCGCATCATCTCGTTCTCGAACAGGCGGCCGCACTCCATCTTGAAGTCGACGAGGCGGATGCCGATGCCGAGGAAGAGGCCGGTGAGGAAGTCGTTGACGCGGATGGCGAGCGCCATGATGTCGTCGATCTCCTGCGGCGTCGCCCAGCCGAAGGCGGTGATGTGCTCTTCCGACACCATGGGGTCGTTGAGCTGGTCGTTCTTGTAATAGAATTCGATGATCGAGCGGGGCAGCTGCGTGCCCTCCTCGATGCCGAGGCGCTGCGACAGCGAGCCGGCGGCGACGTTCCGCACCACCACTTCCAGGGGCACGATCTCGACCTCGCGAATCAACTGCTCGCGCATGTTGAGGCGGCGGATGAAATGGGTCGGCACCCCGATGTCGTTGAGGTGCTGAAACAGGTACTCCGAGATCCGGTTGTTGAGGACACCCTTGCCCTCGATCACCTGATGCTTTTTCGCATTGAACGCGGTGGCGTCGTCCTTGAAGTGCTGGATCAGGGTACCGGGCTCCGGGCCTTCGTAAAGAACCTTTGCCTTGCCTTCATAAATGCGACGCCGACGGCTCATGGGGATGTACCGTGTTTTGTTGAAATCCATGAATTTGGTGTGCTCCGGTTGACTTGGATTACGACCCACAGCGGAGCTGCCGTGAACGGCCAGGAACCCATCCATAACCCTTTGGAAACAGAACGGGAACCAAGCCTTAGGCAACCTATCCGATTGGCTGTCCGAGCACAATCGATCCGGCCGTCCGGCGCCAACTTATACCGTCTTGCCTGCGGCTTAACGGCCCGTTGTTTTGCCGATTCGTGCTATCTATGTAGGCATGCAGCCGGGTCGCCGCAACGGAAGGCTCCGCTCCATTCAGCGAGGATTTGGAACAAGGTATGAGCGAGTTCGATAAGCGCCAGGAAGGCTTCGAGAAGAAGTACGCCCTCGACGAGGAGCAGAAGTTCAAGGCGGAGGCCCGCCGCAACCGGCTGCTCGGCCTATGGGCGGCCGAGAAGCTCGGCATCACCGGCGATGCCGCCACCGCCTATGCCAAGGAGGTGGTCGCGGCCGATTTCGAGGAGGCCGGCGATGCCGACGTCCTGCGCAAGCTGACGGCCGATTTCGCCGCCAAGAACGTCGCCGTCACCGAGCAGGCGATTCGCGCCAAGATGAGCGAGCTGCTCGCGGTTGCCGCCGCCGAGGTGAAGGCGGGGAAATAAGACAGACGAATAGGGAGTGGCGAATGGCGAATTGGGCGTCGCAATTCGCCACTCGCCTCTATCACTCCTCCTTGAAGCCGTATTCCGGCACGTTGCCGCTGGCGCCGTAATATTTGTAGGGCAGGAACTTGCCGCTCATGGTGATCTTGACGCGGTCGCCCTTGGGGTTGGCGACGCGCTCGATGCCCATGTCGAAGTCGATCGCCGACATGATGCCGTCGCCGAATTCCTCCTCGATCAGCGCCTTCCAGGCCGGGCCGTTCACCATCACCATCTCGTAGAAGCGGTAGATCAGCGGGTCGGTCGGCGGCATCGGCGTGCCGGTGCCGCGCATCGGCACCTCGTTGAGCATGGCAACTTCCGCCTTCGACAGGCCGAACAGCTCGCCGGCATTGGCCGCCTGCGGCTTTGTCAGTTTCATCTGGCCCATGATCGCACCGACGATCAGAACCTCGGAATAGCCGCCGATCTTTTCGCAGATGTGCTTCCAGCTCCAGCCCTTCTCGCGCTTGATGTCGAGCAGCTTCTCGGTGAGGTCTTCGCGCTTCATTGTCGGGGTCTCCTTGCTAGGCGCTCAATCCGGGATTTGTCCCCGGCATCCAGGTCTGTCGCGGCTCTTCGCCGGTCGATGCGATCGAAAGGCCGGGTTTGCCGATCTGCACCGTCGGCACGTTGCGCGGATCGTGATCCGGCTTTTCAGCGGTGAAGGTCTTGCTGCGCATCACCAGGAAATCGATAATGTGGTTGCGCAGCGCGTAGTAGAGCGGATGGCGGTGCAGATCGGTGCGGCCGCGATCCCGCGGCAGCGGGTTCTCGACCACCTCCGCCAGCACCGCGCCGGGACCGTTGGTCATCAGAAAGATCTTGTCGGCGAGATAGATCGCCTCGTCGACGTCATGGGTGATCATGAACGCGGTCTGCCCGGTCTCCAGGCAAATGCGCCGCACCTCGTCCTGCAGCGTGCCGCGCGTCAGCGCGTCCAGCGCCGAGAACGGCTCGTCCATCAGCATCATCTTCGGCGTGATCGACAGCGCCCGCGCGATGCCGACGCGCTGCTTCATGCCACCCGACAGCTCCGATGGGCGCTTGTGCTCGGAGCCGGAGAGTCCGACGAGATCGATGAATTTTTGCGCATGCGCCCTCACTTTGGCCCGGTCCCAGCTCCGCCATTTCGAGCTGACGGCATAGCCGACGTTGCCAAGCACGGTGCGCCAGGGTAGCAGCGCATGGCTCTGGAAGATCACCGCGCGGTCGAGGCTGGTGCCCGAGATCGCCTGCCCGTCGACGATGACCGCGCCCTCGCTCGGCGCATCGAGGCCGGCGAGGATGTTGAGCACCGTCGTCTTGCCGCAGCCGGAATGGCCGATCACGCAGGCAAACTCGCCGCGCGCCATCGAGAGCCAAAGGTTCTCGAAGATGGTGGTCGTCGCGCCGCCCGCGCCGGGATAGCGCTTGGCAATGCCTTCGATCGAGATGAACTTGTCGGTCATCGCCTCTACTCCGGAAACGTGACCATGCGCGTGAAGCGCGCCAGGATCTGGTCGAGCAGCATGCCGACGATCCCGATCAAGAGGATCGCGATGATGACGTTGGTGATCGAGAGGTTATTCCACTCGTTCCAGACGAAATAGCCGATGCCGGTGCCGCCGACGAGCATCTCGGCGGCGACGATCACGAGCCAGGCGATGCCGATCGAGATGCGCATGCCGGTCAAGATCGTCGGCGCCGCTGCCGGCAGGATCACGGTGAAGGCGCGCCTGACCGTGCCGACCTCCAGCGTCCGCGCCACGTTGATCCATTCCTTGCGCACGGTCGCGACGCCGAACACCGTGTTGAGCAGCATCGGCCAGATCGAGCAGATGAAGATGACGAAGATCGCCGAGACCGAGGAATCCTTGATGGTGTAGAGCGCGAGCGGCATCCAGGCCAAGGGCGAGATCGGCTTCAAGACCTGGATGAACGGATCGAGCGCCTTGCTCAGCAGCGGCGACATCCCGATCAGGAAGCCGAGCGGGATCGCCACCAGCACGGCCAGCAGATAGCCGGTGCCGACGCGCGCGATGGAATAGGCGAGCTGGATGCCGAGCCCCTTGTCGTTCGGCCCGTTGTCGTAGAACGGCCGCTTCAGGTGCTCCCAGAGTTTTGCGCCGACATCGAGCGGCCCGGGCATCGCCGATTTGCCCTGCGTCGCGGTGAGCCCCATCAGCTTGGCGTATTCCGGGCTCATCGCCGTCACCGGCGCGGTGGAGCGCGTGGCGAGATGCCAGATGCCGAGAAAGGCGGCGAGCAGCACGATCGAGACGAGGCCCGCGCGAAGGCGAAGGGAGGTGGTCATGACGCAAACCCCGCCGCCCGTGTCCCGGACGCGACGCAGCACTCCCGGCGATGCGCAGCATCGTCCGGTGTGCTGCTTCGCAGAGCCGGGACCCAGTCGGGCCGCATGGGTCCCGGTTCTGCGTCGCACCGCTTCGCGCTGCACCGCGCCCGGGACACAAGAGCGGAGATCATCACGACGCCTTCCTGATCTTGAAGCTCGCGACGTAGTCCTCCGGCATGGCCGGATCGAACGACTTCCCCATCACCGCGAACGACTTGTAAGCACTCGCCGGCGGCGTGAGTCCCATCTCGGTCATCAGCTTCTTGGTATCGGTCGCCAGATACACCTGCTCGGCCACCGCCTTGTAATCGACGTCGCCCTTGATCTGGCCCCAGCGCTTCATTTGCGTCAGCATCCACACCGCAAAAGACTGCCAGGGGAACGGATCGAAATCGACGCGCTTGGGATCGGTCTTCACGCCACCGAGGCCGTCGGCATAGGTCCCGGTCAAAACCTGCTCCAGCACGGTGACCGGCGCGTTGATGTAGTTCGCCGGCGCGATCGCCTCGGCGATCTGCTTGCGGTTCTCCGCCTTCGAGGCGTAGGCGGTGGCATCGACGATGGCGCGCGTCAGCGCCGCGAAGCTGTTCGGCGCCGTCGTGATGAATTCGCGGCTTGCGGCAAAGCTGCAGCAGGGATGGCCGTCCCAGATCTCCTTGGAGAGCAGATGCATGAAGCCGACGCCGTCATAGATCGCGCGCTGGCAGATGTTGTCGGGCGCAAGGAAGCCGTCGATGTTGTCGGCACGCAAATTCGCCACCATCTCCGGCGGCGGCACCGAGCGCAGCTGCACGTCGGTATCGGGGTCGAGACCGTGCTCGGCCAGATAGTAGCGCAAGAGGTAATTGTGCATGGAATAGTCGAAGGGGATGGCGAATTTCAGCCCCTTCCAGTCCTTCGGATCGCGCTTGTCCTTGTGCTTGGTGGCGAGCACGATGCCCTGCCCGTTGATGTTCTCGATTGCAGGCACGGCGAAGGGAATGGCGTTGGCGCCAAGGCCAAGCGAGATCGCGATCGGCATCGGCGCCAGCATGTGCGCGGCGTCGTATTCCTTGTTGATGGTCTTGTCGCGGATCACGGCCCAGCCGGCGGTCTTCACCACTTCGACATTGAGGCCGTGCTTGGCATAGAAGCCCATTGGCGCCGCCATGATGATCGGCGTGGCGCAGGTAATTGGAATGAAGCCGACCTTGAGGTCCTTCTTCTCGGGCGCGCCGGCTTGCGCGAACACCTCGGTCGCCGTCTTGAGCGGGAAGAACTGCGACAGTGCCGCGAGCGCGGTCGATGCACCGACCGACTTCAGGAAAGCGCGCCGCGCCACGTCCTGCGGAAACATCGCGCGCATCACAGCGGAAGCGACCACGCCCTCGTAACGCTTCTCTTCGCTTGCGACCGGCTCGCAGTGCAGCGCCGTCGCCTGCTCGTGCTCAGCCGCGGAACGATGCTGGCCGCAAACACAGCCGGCTCGAAGGTTGCGATCGGGATCAAACGGATTGTCGAACGTGGACATCGGCCCTCCTGCGCGTCGTTGCGAGGAGCAATTACGCAAGGAGCATGCCATGCCCCTTCGGCCGGCCAGTGCCTTGATGACGCAGCACTTTCACCCGCACTTGGCCGCTACGAAAACTCGTGATAAACGAGATTTCGTAGTTCAATTACGAGATTTCGCAATGGCAACGACGCCAATGCCCGTCCACGACGATGTGGCCCCTGTCATCGACCCGCGCATCGCCGCCTTCGAATCCTCGGTCGAAGCGACCCTGCTGGTCGATCCCTACGGCGACCAGATCGTCGATGCCAATCCCGCCGCCTGCGCCCTGCTCGGCTACGATCGCGCCCTGTTGCGACAGACCAGGGCCAGCACGCTCCACGCCGGCGAGCTTGCCGCCCTCACCGTCTTCACCCAGGCCGTGCTGCACAAGGGCGCCTACTGGACCACGGCGCTCAATCCCCGCCACGCGACCGGGCAAGATCTCCGGCTCGAATATGCAGGCTGCCTGCTGCCGCATGACGGCCGCACGCTGCTGCTGCTGACGCTGACCGACCTCGAAGCGCGCCGCCGGCGCAATGTCGATGCTGCCGCCGAAGACCATATGCGTGGCGGCATCTCGACCTGGCAGCGGGTCGAGCGCGTATTCCAGGACATCGAGCGCGAGAACCAGTTGATCCTGCGCGCCGCCGGCGAAGGCATCTATGGCGTCAACGCCGAAGGCAAGACCACCTTCGTCAATCCCGCGGCCGAGCGGATGCTGGGTTGGACCGCCGAGGAGCTGGTCGGCAAGGAGATCCACCCGATCGTCCACCACACCCACCACGACGGCCGGCACTATCACAATCATGATTGCCCGATCTATGCGGCGTTCCGCGACGGCGCCGTGCACCAGGTCGACGGCGAGGTGTTTTGGCGCAAGGACGGCTCGCCCGCCTGGGTCGAGTACACCTCGACGCCGATCCGCGACCGCGGCGTCGTGGTCGGCGCCGTCGTGGTGTTTCGCGACGTCAGCCAGCGCCGCGAGGCCGACGAGAAGCTGCACGCCGCCCTTGCCGAGGTCGACCGGCTGCGCGAGCGGCTCGAGCTGGAGAACGCCTATCTCCAGGAGGAAATCCGCATCGAGACCAATCCGCGCGGCATCATCGGCGGCAGCGAGGCGATCCAGAAGACACTGCGCCAGGTCAAGCTGGTGGCGCCGACCACCGCGGCGGTGATGATCACCGGCGAATCCGGCACCGGCAAGGAGCTGATCGCGCGCGCCATCCACGAGGATTCCACCCGCAGCGACCGGCCGCTGATCCGGGTCAACTGCGCCGCGATCCCGCGCGAATTGTTCGAGAGCGAATTCTTCGGCCATGTCCGCGGTGCCTTCACCGGTGCAACGCGCGACCGCATCGGCCGCTTCGAGCTTGCCGACGGCGGCACACTGTTCCTCGACGAGGTCGGCGAGATCCCGCTCGAGCTGCAAGGCAAGCTGCTGCGCGTGCTGCAGGAAGGCCATTTCGAGCGTGTCGGCGAGGCGCGCACCCGCGCGGTCGACGTTCGCGTCATCGCCGCGACCAATCGCGATCTCAAGCAGGAGGTCCAGCGCGGCCGCTTTCGCGAAGACCTCTATTTCCGCCTCAACGTGTTCCCGATCGAGACTGTCCCTTTGCGCGAACGCCGTGAGGACATTCCCCTGCTCGCGCAACATTTCCTGACGCGCGAGAGCAAGGCGCTGAAATCCAACCTGCGTCTGTCGGAGGGCGATGCACGGCGGCTGACCCGTTACGACTGGCCCGGCAATGTCCGCGAACTGCAGAACGTGATCGAGCGCGCTGCGATCCTGTCGCAGAACGGCCGCCTGCGCATCGATCTGCCGGATAGTTCAGGCGCACAGGCGCCGAGCGGTTCCGCCCGCCAGAAAGCCGACGCGCGGCCTGCGATCATGACGTCATCCGAAATGCGCGACTACGAGCGCGCCAACATCCTGGCCGCGCTCGAGGCCTGCGCCGGAAAAGTGTTCGGCCCCGGCGGCGCAGCCGAGATGCTCGACATCAAGCCGACCACACTGGCCTCGCGGATCAAGGCGCTGGGAATTACGCCTCGTCCGTGGGCCACTAAAGCAGGATAGTCTTGGTCATATCGATGTGAGACGGAGAACACCTCTCCCGAAGGGAGAGGTCGGATCGCATCGATGCGATCCGGGTGAGGGGTTTCAGTCCCACCGAGTACGGCGCCCCCTCACCCGGATTGCTTAGGCGCGCAATTGCGCGCCATAGCAATCCGACCTCTCCCCGTCGGGGAGAGGTGGACCGAACTCTGCGGCGACTGGCGGCTCACGCCGCCTTGGTCGTCACGTCAGCTGCGGTCGGCAGGCCCTGCTCGATCGGCAGCGAGGGATCGCGCGACCATTCGTTCCAGGAGCCGAAATACATCCGCACGTCCTTCACGCCGGCGTTCTTCAGCGCCAGGAAGGTGTTCGAGGCACGAGCGCCCTTGAAGCAGTAGAGGTAGACCGGCGTCGTCGGCGAGATGCCGACGGTGGCGCATTCCGCCAGAATCTCGTCCTTGGACTTGAAGCGCGGGCCTTCGGCGGTCGGCTTCATCATCCGATACCATTCCAGCCAGACGGCGCCGGGAATGCGGCCCTTGCGCGGGCAGAAATCCTTGCCGTACGGAGACGAGCTGTCACCGATCCACTCGTCGACGTCGCGCACGTCGAGGATCGCGATACCCGGCTTGCCGACGGCGGCGAGCATGGTCTTGGCATCGATCAGGATCTCGCCCGCTTCAGGCACGATCGCGAACGAAGCCTTCGCCGGCGTCGGCACGTCCTTGGTCACCGGGAAGCCCGCGGCCGACCAGGCATCGAAGCCGCCATGCAGCACCTTCACCTTGGGATAGCCGAGCATGGTGAGCAGGTAATAGCCGCGGCAGGACTGGCCGAAGCCGGAGTTCATCGACTGCTCGTAGACCACGGCGGTCTCCTTGCCCGAAAGGCCGGCACCGCCGAACGCATCCGCGAATTTCGTCTTGAGCTCGGCCATGCCTTCCGGTGTCGAGGTCGCCAGGAACGTGAAGATCTCGTGCACGTTCACGGCGCCAGGCAGGTGCCCGGCGGCGTAGGCATCGGGATTGCGGGTGTCGATCACGACACACGGCTCGGTCTTCAAGAGATCGGCGAGTTCGACGGCAGTGATCAGAACGTCAGTCATGGCAGCCTCTCCGTTGAGGTTGGTGGGTCTTCGGGTGGACTCGTAAAACTTTAAGGCTCGGAACTCAGAAATCGGCGAGCATCTTGCGCAGCTGCTTGGTGGCGGGCGTGACGATCGCGACGAAATAGGCCTCGCGCAGACGCCGCTGCGCGCGGTGGCTCTTCAGGTAGCCGCGCGCGCCACAATGCAGCATCGCCGCGTGCGCCGCCGCGACGCTGGCTTCGCCGGCGCGAAGCCGCAGCGCGATCACCTTGCGCCAATAGGTCTCCTCCTCGTTGTAGGGATCGCGCGCCAGCGCCATGGCCTCGGCGTCGAGCTCGACGGCGAGATCGCGAAAGTGCACCGGCTGCTGCGGCAGATAGCGGTTGATATGACCGAGGGGATTGTCGACCTCGTCCATAATGTTGATGCAGTCCTTGATCACCCCGAGCGCCATGCCGGCCTGGAGCAGGATGAAGCCGGCGCGGATCTTCTTGACGAAGGGCCCGGCGGGATCGGCGAGGATCAGCTCATCAGGCACGAAAGCGTCGCGGAACTGCACGCCAAAAGTGCCGGTGCCGTCCATGGCGAGGAACGGCTTGCACGGCGTCAGCGTGATCGCCGGGTCCGAGCAATCGGCTAGGAACATCACAGTGCCGGGTTCGTCCTCACGCTCGAAGATGGTGCCGAAATAATGGTCGGGGCCGAGATTGGAGACCCAGGGCAGCGCACCGCGCACGATGTAGCCGCCCTCGACCTTGCGGCCCTTCAGCTTCAGCTTCTCGATGCCGAAAAAGCTCTTCATGGGATTGGAGAGCCCGGTGCCGCCGAGCACGCGACCGGTCGAGAAGGCATCGCCGAAGCGCTTGGCGAGCTTCACATTGGTGGAATTCGCCGCGTACCAAACCAGCGTGTTCTGGCACCAGGCCATGAAGGCCGTCGCCCCGCAGACCTCGCCGATCGCCGCCATCGCCTGGATCGCGCAGCGCAGATCGGCGGGGCCTTCGTGCGGCACGTGGCTGCCCCACGCTCCGACCGCGCCGAACTTGCGCAGCACCTCGGCCGGATAGACCGATCCGTCGTCGATGCCGGCGGCCAGCGGCGCGAGCTCTTCGCGCGCGATCCGCGCCACCTCGCCCGCAATGGACGGTGCGGGCTGATCCAGAACGTCGGCCCGCGATAAAGCCAGTGAACCCATGATCGTCTCCCGCACCCTGTCCTGATTGCCGCTCTGCTAGATGCCGACCTCGAGATTGACCGGCCGGGTGAAGGTGTTGGCGACCGGCGACCATTTCTTCACATGGGCGACCAGCGCGTTGATCTCGTCCGGCGAGATGCCCTCGCATTCCATGTCGACCTTGACGCGGACGTCGGTGAATCCGACCGGCTTGTCGGAGGTGTCGCCGGTGCCCCAGACCGCGGTGATGTTGAGATCGCCTTCGAGCTCGAGCTCGAGCTTGTTGACGATCCAGCCGCGGTGCACGGCGTTGGCATGCAGGCCGACCGCAAGGCACGAGCCGAGCGCGGCCAGCGAGGCTTCCGACGGATTGGGCGCAGTGTCGTCACCGAGCAGACCCGGCGGCTCGTCGACGATGTAGGGCGGCAGGTTGCGGATATAGTTGGCGTGGCGGAATTTGCCTTCCGCGACCGTCTTGCACTTCAAGGTCTTGATGACCTTCGGATTTGCCTTGCCGTTGGCAATCAGTTGCTCGAGCCCGTTCTTGTCGATGGGCGCGAGGCACCCCGTCAGCACTGTCTTCTGAACGACGGCAGTCATCAGTCTTCTCCCTGGCAGAAGTGGAAATCGGCAGGATACCGAACGGTCTGTTTCCTTGCATGGAGCGTGCCAGAGCCCGCGAAAAACAAAAGGCGAAGCTTTGGAGCCGCTTAAGCCTTCCTGCCTGCGGATTGGTCAGCCGGTCCTTGCTCAAAGGCGATGCAGACCGGCCAGGCTCTGCGAATCTTTTCAGCGCCAAACAGATGCGGCTTGCTGATGCGGCACGGCTGCGGGTAAGTTTGAGTCCATGGCAAAGACGTCATCGAGAAAGAATTCGCCCCATACTGCCGCCGCCGAGGACGAGTCGGCACGCGGTCGCCTCTTGAGCGCGGCGACGCATCTGTTCTGCAAGAACGGCATCAACGCCACCGGCATCGATGCGATCATCGAGGAGGCCGGCACCGCCAAGACCACGCTCTACAAATTGTTCGGCTCCAAGACCAACCTCGTCAACGCGGTGCTGGAGAGCGAAGGCAAGCAATGGCGCGAATGGTTCATCGGCGCCATGGAGCAAGGCGGCGGCGATGCGCAGGCGAAGCTGACGCGCATCTTCCCCGCACTGAAGAGCTGGTTCGCCGAAGAGCGCTTCTACGGCTGCCCCTTCATCAACGCCGTCGGCGAGCACGACAAGGACGCAAAACAGTTCCGCAACATCGCGCTGAAGCACAAGAAGATCGTGCTCGGCCACATCGAGAAGCTCGCCGGCGAGCTCGGCTCAGCCGAGCCCGCGGTGCTGGCGCATCAGCTCGGCCTCATCATCGACGGCGCCATCGTCGCCGCGATGATCTCGCGCGACCCGGGCGTCGCGGATACGGCGGCGCTCACGGCCGGCCCCCTGCTCGGCCAGGCGAAGGCGAAGAAGAAGCGCGCGGCGGATCAGCTGGAGGCGGTCTAAACGCGCTGGTCTCGTAGCCCGCATGGAGCGCAGCGGATGCGGGAACACTGTCCCGGATTGCGCTTTGCTCGTTCCAAGCTGGGAAGACTCTACGCCGCAAATCAGGGTTTCGTTTCGAGCTTGTGAAGCTCGGCGTTAGCCGCGGCCCATTCCACAAAGCGCTTCGGACACTCGTCCGCGGCTGCGCGCATCAGGCGCACGGCTTGATCAGCTCCCCGCTGTAGCGCCAGCTCGCCAGCATAGAAGTTCGCTTCGCAGACCTGCTCCCTTGTCTTCCGCGTGGAGTCATCTTGCGCGAACTTGAGCAATGCTTCGAAAGTGATCTCGCCCAGGAAGAAGCGAACGATGGGCGCGGGCCAACGTGACGGGTCGATCAGCTTTGCGGCTTCACCGAGCTCACTCCCGCTGCCGCTCTTTCGCTGCGCGAGATCGAACCACAGCTGCGTGTAGGCATCCTTCCGGTCCAGTTCGTTCGATCGACGAAGGTCGGCAAGTGCCTCCGTCAGATGGCCGGATTGGAAGTGGACGGCCCCACGCAAGCGATGGAAGCTGGGGTTATTGGGATTGATCTCGATTGCCAGGTCCAGGTCCGATAATGCCTTTCCGAGATCGCCTTGGACCTGAAAAACCCTGGCTCGGCCGACATAAGGCCGCGGGTCCTTCGGGTTAAGCTGGACCGCGCGGTCGAAGTCGGACAATGAAAGATCGGTCTGGCCCCGCGCGAGATAGATGTCGGCCCGGCAGAATTGGCCGATCCAATGGTCCGGGCCGATCACGATCGCCCGCGCACAATCGGCTAAGGCGCGATCCGACTCGCCCCTTGTCTCATAGGCAAAGCTGCGGCCGATAAGGGCATGGACATTATCTGGATGTATCCGAAGGGCCCGGTCATAGTCGATGATCGCGCGATCGACATCGTCCTTCAGGTTCAGCCGCGCACGCCCAAGATACGCATAGGTATTGTTGCGATCGAGCTCGATGACCTTGTCGTAATCCGCAAGCGCGGCTTCGTGGTCGCGCCTCTGGACGTATATGGAAGCCCTCGCGAGGCGCGCGTTCAGATTGCCCGGATTACGCTCAATGATCTCGTTGTAGTCCGCTATCGCAGGGTCGATCTCGCCCTTCTGGCGGTAGAACATGGCGCGGCGGAAGCGCGCCATGACCACACCTTGCTGCATGCCCGTCCCCGCCGCCTGAACGATGGCGGTGCAGCCTGCGATCCTGTCATCGATGCTGAAATTGCCGGCCGCGTTACACTTGGAAGCCAACGGCATTTCCGCGCGAGCGCCTGATATCTCGAGCAAGGCAGTCAGCGCCAAAACACCGAAGCCTGCTGCCGCACAAATGAGTGTGCGGCCCACCATTCCAAACATGCAGTCCCCATCTCAATTCCCGGGGACTTCATAGCAACCGATTGCGCGTCTGCACAGCCTTTGGTTGCGGCACAAGGCGCAACTCGGGCGAGGATGAAGGTCTCGTAGGGTGGGCAAAGGCGCGCAGCGCCGTGCCCACCATCTCTATCAGCGTCGTCGATAGACATGGTGGGCACGCTTCGCTTTGCCCACCCTACGAGACCTCCACCCGACGAAACCTACGCACCCTGCTCGATCATCCCCTGCAGCCGCACCAGCTCCGCCTCGAGATCGCGCTCCACATCCGCCGCGCGAATGTCGAGCACCCGGTAGTCGCGCGCTTCGAGCCACGCCCGCCGCCCCGCCCGGTCCGCCGCGATCGCCTCGCCCTCGCCCGGGTTCACCAGCTCGATCGCGATCCGGTGCGGGAAGGAGACGAAGTCGGGGATGTGGCGCCCCACCGGGGTCTGGCGCTTGAACCCACCTGCGAAGCGGCGGTCGCGGGTGAGCGCCTGCCACAACAGTCGCTCGGCGTCGGTCGGGTTGCGGCGGAGCAGGCGAGCGAGGCCGCGCACGGTCGAGCCGCTGTCGGAGACGCCACCGCCCTGCCCGTGCTCGGCCAGCAGCGCGCGCAGGCGCGTGGCCTGCTCGCCGTCGAGCACGCCGCCCTTGGCCGGACCCTTGCGCCCCTCGGCGATCGCCATGATCACGCCGTGCAGGGTGTGCATGTCCTGCTTGGTCGGCTCCATCCGGGTGAAGATGTTGCGCAGGTTCACCAGCATGGTGTCGCGCTTCTCGGCCGGGCGCAAAAACTCGACCTTGTCGAGCTCGCGCACGAGGTTGTCGAAGAAGGCCTGCATCTGGTGCTGCGAGGCGCGCTCGGAGCGCTCCGGCATGGCGTGCGGCAGTTCGCCGGATGTCGCCCGCTTGAACCATTCATAGCCGATCAGCAGCACGGCCTGGGCGAGGTTGAGCGAGGCAAAGCCCGGATTGACCGGAAAGGTGATGATGCGGTTGGAGAGCCCGACCTCCTCGTTGGTCAGGCCCCAGCGCTCGCGGCCGAACAGGATGCCGGCCCTGCCGCCGGTCGCGACGTGCCCGGCGATCTCGGCCGCTGCAGCATCCGGCCCGACCACGGGCTTGGCCTGGTCGTGGGGACGCGCGGTGGTGGCGAACAGCAGGTCGAGGTCGGCGACCGCCTCTTCGACCGTGCTGAACAATTCGACCGTTTCCAGGATGTGGTCGGCGCCGGCCGCAGCCCGCTGGGCCGCGATGTTGGGCCAGCCGTCCCGGGGGTTGACGAT from the Bradyrhizobium sp. WBAH42 genome contains:
- a CDS encoding lipopolysaccharide assembly protein LapB: MFGMVGRTLICAAAGFGVLALTALLEISGARAEMPLASKCNAAGNFSIDDRIAGCTAIVQAAGTGMQQGVVMARFRRAMFYRQKGEIDPAIADYNEIIERNPGNLNARLARASIYVQRRDHEAALADYDKVIELDRNNTYAYLGRARLNLKDDVDRAIIDYDRALRIHPDNVHALIGRSFAYETRGESDRALADCARAIVIGPDHWIGQFCRADIYLARGQTDLSLSDFDRAVQLNPKDPRPYVGRARVFQVQGDLGKALSDLDLAIEINPNNPSFHRLRGAVHFQSGHLTEALADLRRSNELDRKDAYTQLWFDLAQRKSGSGSELGEAAKLIDPSRWPAPIVRFFLGEITFEALLKFAQDDSTRKTREQVCEANFYAGELALQRGADQAVRLMRAAADECPKRFVEWAAANAELHKLETKP
- a CDS encoding TrmJ/YjtD family RNA methyltransferase, with the translated sequence MSGTDKSKAGLSLDGPIVILVEPQLGENIGMAARAMGNFALGALRIVNPRDGWPNIAAQRAAAGADHILETVELFSTVEEAVADLDLLFATTARPHDQAKPVVGPDAAAAEIAGHVATGGRAGILFGRERWGLTNEEVGLSNRIITFPVNPGFASLNLAQAVLLIGYEWFKRATSGELPHAMPERSERASQHQMQAFFDNLVRELDKVEFLRPAEKRDTMLVNLRNIFTRMEPTKQDMHTLHGVIMAIAEGRKGPAKGGVLDGEQATRLRALLAEHGQGGGVSDSGSTVRGLARLLRRNPTDAERLLWQALTRDRRFAGGFKRQTPVGRHIPDFVSFPHRIAIELVNPGEGEAIAADRAGRRAWLEARDYRVLDIRAADVERDLEAELVRLQGMIEQGA